Within Streptomyces sp. NBC_00704, the genomic segment CAGCAGGACGCGGGCGGTGGCGTACGGCATCGGCGGCTCCAGCGCTCCTCCGGGGGCGGTCAGCGGCGGGCGCGCGCCGGTTGGTCGCGCCGGGTCAGCCAGAGGGCGCCCGCCGCGCCCGCGAGCAGCACGGTGCCGCCGAGGGTGCCGAGGGCGATCGCGGAGTCCTCGGGGCCGGTCCGCGGGAGCTGCCCGCCGGAGCCGCCGTCGCTCGCCGCGCCGCCGGTCGAGCCCCCGCCCGAACCCCCGCCGGTCGACCCCCCGCCCGTGCCGCCGCCCTTCGCGGTCACGTCGAGGGTGAGGGAGGGGCCGGGGGTGTTGCTCGGGGTGCAGACGGTGGTGGTGCCGAGCGCCTTGATGGTCAGCACACCGGCCGTGAAGGTGACCTTGCCGCTCTTCTCCGGGGTGTACGTGCCGCTCAGATCGCTGATCTTGATGGGGGTGTTCGCGGGTATCGCGGCCTGGTTGGCCGGGCCCGTGACGTTCAGGGTGCCGCTGTCGGCGCCGCCCAGCCTGATGGTCGCGCTCGGCTTCATGGAGCCCGCGCCGAGTTCGACGGGGCTGGA encodes:
- a CDS encoding peptidase codes for the protein MSNRKRTAVLATAAALAGSAVLTAAPAAMAEVVDVNYGCKTPIGDKSAVSPIDIKGVRSGDGYRITMSWQKGVSSSPVELGAGSMKPSATIRLGGADSGTLNVTGPANQAAIPANTPIKISDLSGTYTPEKSGKVTFTAGVLTIKALGTTTVCTPSNTPGPSLTLDVTAKGGGTGGGSTGGGSGGGSTGGAASDGGSGGQLPRTGPEDSAIALGTLGGTVLLAGAAGALWLTRRDQPARARR